The Neurospora crassa OR74A linkage group IV, whole genome shotgun sequence genome has a segment encoding these proteins:
- a CDS encoding DEAD/DEAH box helicase: MAGPDNSSESPGYGTDTGDNRLRSWFRSLSPTKVDIVGDFTGKERFAIHGEALLAHCLHAMKVDFDYGFQILHAVHSVETLLQRLHDRGCNFHVLWFNREYQLSIPTDIPAEITYRYQLTRSILIEHFAHAQTDKQTIFSLVFTSLDSNSFAQYLQEHHPHFFLGSNGTTPWWTGGPQLLVPLHMLYRINSAGLHIACVENLEFKSSRAFLPVASPRGAQRSLNGDTLSPIPDTSLMEDNIQHRLGGLAKTHSLTAREIISLYSLAHVLANHALDASEGDEIGQHVKALLLQLVFMRHCNVSSRSFESRGSGLELGSAANSFICSLAEPAQRILGSWSSGPFANSAWDAFDLFDGRLYLALLRSSHNIHLSCALHEQFVQLGGLLEQLCGYDATAKWPVDLTNTDGEEARLKISDPQPNQLVPSLSILPFSHPVLDKYLTSVHLRTDTVISSPVDYKVHKELTHWHNKKPIDPKQPTKAPDFWARRRNQRFMADIIAYSASLTGASGKIIEPEIVVVRGSVERSKPVSRHASNKGKKQANSNIHLEISRAQYAPKEAERQPANRHALNKGKKQANSNIHPEIGGAQYAHQEVERRKEAKFKVKSLAIITSWEQRCLEFSKEASLVKRYLLVEKYLLGLSPDHLSVIGAEVSLYLCHILRQIQGRYNPDTLTHCHVLAMLWSRTQETAKMTMTKEVHTLVNRVSKSLELPHYKIPALLSERKLPFEFLDIASGGLLPPGKSSLDFQLGFCGPFFERSFDSAPDSRVPFEPDAWQRKVLDAIDENKSLLVIAPTSAGKTFISFYAMRKVLEANNDDVLVYIAPTKALVNQIAAEIQARFSKQYGQEARSVWAIHTRDYRINNVKGCQILVTVPDILQILLLAPSNAAGPTSFSRRIKRIIFDEVHCIGQSEDGIVWEQLLLLAPCPIIALSATVGNPLEFRDWLSNAQKAKGFDMEMVVHSSRYSDLRKFIHDPSPGSYEFEGLKPVERLPFPGLDSDCENPLPFSFIHPIAAIMDRSRDTLNDASLEPRDCIVLWKHMTKHQIGQYQVPTSLDPKKMLPSLVKKSDVTKWESALKDVLADWMLDPNSPFDELRNDLRGERFAHLSSTHNQPESIESPPRQSGPIVSRRSIFSLVTDLRSHGALPAIIFNYDRVGCETVLRELYETLKSAEAAYKQHDSKWLKKLAGFEEWKKRRESAKTKDTKMKQTKKTGLRNEDDDGAMSKGDRARDAANRELSVWDSFDPEAPLQQFSFADNTKLTQEELNTRLKSLRADAVRPWIRDALFRGIGVHHAGMNRQYRQIVEMLFRKGYLTVVVATGTLAMGLNMPCKTVVFTGDSVFLTALNYRQASGRAGRRGFDLLGNVVFHGLHPHRVFEIMSARLPDLRGQFPTSVTLILRLFILLHGTQNSEFAANAVKGLLTQSRLCLGGPDAKMSIAHHLRFSIDYLRRQHLLSENGVPLNFSGLVGHLYYTENAVFAFHALLKDGYFHDLSTSNRSREDVILEIMLVLSHLFCRHDLPQHKDKQFLERVHRSPCVGILPDLPQKASEVLERHNQQTLSIFQNYVSSYTNQHLTGMPDNCLPYTKYKVDPVDAQPTPDLSTVLPSSDRPRPPTVVRSPFSALSGFTDEFATIHELCETVRAGVFLEESAVPYIPMAPKETNGVPWNAYLYDFFKHGDMEALKTVNMIKGGDIWYHLKDFSLILSSIVTSLANFLELPNADGDFGFEEEEDDDELEMADDDRPIFSGEEGNGIRNDVCGAPAPPPQKEQKKTKAKKEVVAESWDDEISDEDTEEDTKTANHGGNSWSGSASAYPQAPRWADDGGQSLMEVFRNFSVLRQEFEEKFRKTFA; encoded by the exons ATGGCTGGTCCCGATAATTCCAGCGAGTCGCCTGGTTACGGCACTGACACTGGCGACAACCGCCTGAGGAGCTGGTTCCGATCGTTGTCCCCGACAAAGGTTGACATTGTCGGCGATTTCACCGGCAAAGAGCGCTTTGCCATTCATGGAGAAGCCCTGCTTGCACATTGTCTTCATGCCATGAAAGTCGACTTTGACT ACGGCTTCCAGATTCTCCATGCCGTTCATTCAGTTGAGACTCTTCTCCAGAGGCTGCATGATCGAGGATGCAACTTTCACGTCCTCTGGTTCAATCGAGAGTATCAACTATCCATCCCCACGGACATCCCAGCTGAGATCACGTACCGATACCAGCTCACTCGAAGCATCCTGATCGAGCACTTCGCTCACGCACAGACTGACAAACAGACCATTTTCAGTCTTGTGTTCACGAGCCTGGACAGCAATTCTTTCGCTCAATATCTCCAAGAACATCATCCGCACTTTTTCTTGGGATCTAATGGTACAACGCCGTGGTGGACGGGTGGCCCGCAACTTCTGGTGCCTCTTCACATGCTGTACCGCATCAATTCAGCAGGATTGCATATCGCGTGCGTTGAGAATCTGGAGTTCAAGAGCTCAAGGGCTTTCCTACCGGTAGCCTCTCCCAGAGGGGCGCAAAGATCGCTCAATGGCGACACTCTTTCTCCAATTCCCGACACCTCCTTGATGGAGGACAACATTCAACATCGTCTTGGAGGACTCGCCAAGACACACAGCCTGACTGCTCGGGAAATAATATCCCTATACTCACTGGCTCATGTGCTTGCCAACCATGCGCTCGATGCCAGTGAGGGCGACGAGATTGGGCAGCACGTTAAAGCGCTGCTCCTCCAGCTAGTGTTCATGAGACACTGCAATGTTTCGAGCCGGAGCTTTGAGTCGCGGGGATCGGGACTCGAGTTGGGCAGCGCCGCCAATTCTTTCATTTGTTCCTTGGCTGAGCCGGCTCAACGCATTCTTGGCTCGTGGAGTTCAGGACCATTCGCAAACTCAGCATGGGATGCATTTGATCTCTTTGATGGGCGGCTCTACCTGGCATTACTGCGTTCTTCACACAACATACACTTGTCCTGCGCTCTTCACGAACAGTTCGTCCAGCTCGGTGGACTACTCGAGCAGCTCTGTGGCTACGATGCCACTGCAAAGTGGCCGGTCGATCTGACGAATACcgatggagaagaagctcgTTTGAAGATCAGCGATCCCCAACCTAATCAGTTGGTACCGTCGCTGTCTATATTGCCTTTCAGCCATCCCGTTCTGGACAAGTATCTTACTTCAGTGCACCTACGCACAGATACTGTCATCTCCTCTCCAGTTGATTACAAAGTGCACAAAGAGCTGACGCATTGGCACAACAAAAAGCCAATTGACCCTAAGCAGCCCACCAAGGCTCCTGACTTTTGGGCAAGACGGCGAAACCAACGCTTCATGGCCGACATCATTGCCTACTCTGCTAGTCTTACCGGTGCATCTGGAAAGATTATCGAACCAGAAATCGTTGTTGTACGCGGCTCGGTCGAAAGAAGCAAGCCCGTTAGTAGACATGCGTCGAACAAGGGCAAGAAACAGGCAAATTCCAACATACATCTGGAGATAAGCCGCGCGCAATACGCTCCTAAAGAGGCAGAACGGCAGCCCGCTAATAGGCATGCATTGAACAAGGGCAAGAAACAGGCAAATTCCAACATACATCCGGAGATAGGCGGCGCGCAATACGCTCATCAAGAG GTAGAACGGCGCAAGGAAGCCAAGTTCAAGGTCAAATCGCTGGCAATCATCACCTCCTGGGAACAAAGGTGTCTCGAGTTCTCAAAGGAGGCATCTCTGGTTAAGCGATATTTGCTGGTCGAAAAGTATCTCTTGGGCTTGAGTCCAGACCATTTGTCTGTGATTGGGGCGGAAGTCTCCTTGTATCTTTGCCATATTCTACGCCAAATCCAGGGTCGCTACAACCCGGACACGCTGACTC ACTGCCATGTTTTGGCCATGCTTTGGTCCCGAACTCAGGAGACCGCCAAAATGACCATGACCAAAGAAGTCCACACACTTGTGAACAGAGTTTCAAAGTCTCTCGAACTCCCCCATTACAAGATCCCGGCACTCCTTTCAGAGAGAAAGCTGCCATTTGAGTTCCTGGATATTGCGAGCGGGGGTTTACTGCCTCCTGGAAAGTCTTCGCTCGACTTCCAGCTCGGATTTTGTGGACCGTTCTTTGAACGAAGTTTCGACTCGGCCCCAGATTCTCGTGTGCCTTTTGAGCCCGATGCCTGGCAGAGAAAGGTACTTGACGCTATCGATGAGAACAAGAGTCTGCTCGTGATTGCCCCAACGTCGGCTGGCAAGACGTTCATCTCATTCTACGCTATGAGGAAGGTTCTCGAAGCCAACAACGACGATGTACTGGTGTACATTGCCCCGACCAAAGCTCTCGTCAACCAAATTGCCGCCGAGATCCAAGCCCGATTCTCTAAGCAATATGGCCAAGAAGCGCGGTCTGTCTGGGCTATCCATACTAGGGATTACCGCATCAATAATGTGAAGGGATGCCAAATTCTTGTAACCGTCCCGGATATCTTGCAGATTCTTCTGCTGGCTCCTTCCAATGCAGCAGGCCCAACGTCTTTTTCCCGGAGAATAAAGAGAATCATTTTCGATGAGGTTCATTGTATCGGCCAGTCTGAAGACGGGATTGTTTGGGAGCAGCTTTTGCTGCTTGCACCATGTCCCATCATTGCGCTATCGGCCACCGTGGGAAACCCCCTCGAATTCCGAGACTGGCTTTCCAATGCACAGAAGGCCAAGGGATTCGATATGGAGATGGTGGTACATTCATCCAGGTACTCAGACCTCCGCAAGTTCATCCATGATCCGTCTCCCGGTTCATATGAATTCGAAGGCCTCAAACCCGTTGAACGTCTCCCATTTCCTGGACTAGACTCTGATTGCGAGAATCCGTTGCCATTCTCGTTTATACACCCAATCGCAGCTATcatggatag GAGCCGGGACACGCTTAACGATGCCAGTCTTGAACCTCGAGACTGTATCGTGCTTTGGAAGCACATGACCAAACATCAGATTGGCCAGTATCAAGTTCCAACCTCCCTGGATCCTAAGAAAATGTTGCCGTCGCTCGTCAAAAAGTCCGACGTTACGAAATGGGAGTCGGCTCTCAAGGACGTCTTGGCTGACTGGATGCTTGACCCCAACTCCCCGTTCGACGAACTTCGAAACGATTTGCGTGGAGAACGGTTTGCTCACCTATCATCAACGCACAATCAACCCGAATCCATCGAATCCCCGCCTCGTCAATCTGGACCTATTGTATCACGACGTTCCATATTCTCACTTGTGACTGATCTTAGGTCGCATGGAGCATTGCCTGCCATCATCTTTAATTACGACCGGGTTGGCTGCGAGACTGTTCTTCGAGAACTCTACGAGACTCTTAAGTCCGCGGAAGCAGCATACAAGCAACACGATTCAAAGTGGCTTAAAAAGCTGGCGGGCTTCGAAGAATGGAAGAAACGCCGTGAGAGCGCAAAAACGAAGGACACAAAGATGAAGCAAACCAAGAAGACCGGCTTGAGAAAtgaggacgacgatggcGCAATGAGTAAAGGAGACCGAGCCCGTGACGCAGCAAATCGAGAACTGAGCGTTTGGGACAGCTTTGACCCAGAAGCCCCCCTTCAGCAATTCAGCTTTGCTGATAACACCAAACTGACACAGGAAGAGCTGAATACGCGATTGAAGTCACTCAGGGCGGATGCCGTCCGTCCTTGGATCCGAGATGCTCTCTTCCGAGGAATCGGCGTACACCATGCAGGGATGAACCGCCAATATAGACAGAT AGTCGAAATGCTTTTCCGTAAAGGTTATTTGACTGTGGTCGTCGCGACCGGGACACTTGCCATGGGTCTCAACATGCCTTGTAAAACAGTTGTCTTTACCGGCGATTCAGTTTTCCTGACTGCTCTCAACTACCGTCAAGCCTCGGGTCGTGCTGGCCGGCGTGGCTTCGACCTCCTTGGAAACGTTGTCTTTCATGGCCTCCATCCGCACCGGGTTTTTGAAATAATGTCTGCGAGGCTCCCGGATCTTCGCGGGCAGTTTCCAACATCGGTCACGCTCATCCTACGGCTCTTCATCCTTCTACACGGAACGCAGAACTCTGAGTTTGCAGCCAACGCTGTAAAGGGCCTGCTGACCCAAAGCAGACTTTGCTTGGGTGGACCTGATGCGAAAATGTCGATCGCACATCATCTTAGATTTTCGATTGACTACCTCAGACGCCAACACCTGTTATCCGAAAATGGTGTCCCTCTTAACTTCTCTGGCCTTGTGGGACATCTGTACTACACAGAGAATGCTGTCTTTGCATTCCATGCCCTCCTCAAGGACGGATACTTTCACGACCTCAGTACTAGCAACCGAAGCCGGGAAGACGTCATTCTTGAGATTATGCTTGTTCTAAGTCACTTGTTCTGTCGCCACGATTTGCCCCAACACAAAGACAAGCAGTTCCTCGAGCGTGTACATCGCTCTCCGTGTGTTGGAATTCTCCCAGATCTCCCCCAGAAAGCAAGTGAGGTCCTGGAGCGCCACAACCAGCAGACCTTGTCCATTTTCCAGAACTATGTCAGCTCTTATACCAATCAACATCTGACCGGGATGCCGGACAACTGTCTCCCCTATACCAAGTACAAGGTTGATCCTGTCGATGCTCAACCAACGCCGGACCTTTCAACTGTACTTCCCTCCTCTGACCGACCTCGGCCGCCCACGGTTGTTCGATCTCCATTCTCTGCACTCTCTGGCTTTACGGACGAATTTGCCACTATCCACGAGCTTTGCGAGACTGTCCGCGCAGGCGTCTTCCTTGAAGAGTCTGCAGTCCCGTATATTCCGATGGCACCAAAGGAAACGAATGGAGTACCTTGGAACGCCTACCTTTATGACTTCTTCAAGCATGGAGATATGGAAGCACTCAAGACTGTCAACATGATCAAGGGTGGCGATATCTGGTACCACCTCAAAGACTTCTCGCTCATTCTTTCTTCAATTGTGACCAGCCTTGCCAATTTTCTGGAGCTTCCAAATGCCGACGGTGATTTCGgttttgaggaggaggaggatgatgatgagcttGAGATGGCAGATGATGATAGACCAATCTTTagcggggaggaggggaatggGATAAGGAATGATGTCTGCGGCGCTCCCGCTCCACCACCGCAGAAGGAAcagaagaagaccaaggcGAAAAAGGAAGTGGTTGCCGAGTCATGGGATGACGAGATCAGCGATGAAGACACAGAGGAGGACACAAAAACGGCCAATCACGGTGGCAATTCGTGGTCTGGATCAGCCTCTGCTTACCCTCAGGCGCCCAGATGGGCTGACGACGGCGGTCAGTCGTTGATGGAGGTCTTCCGAAATTTCTCGGTACTTCGACAGGAGTTTGAGGAAAAATTCCGCAAGACATTTGCTTGA
- a CDS encoding HD domain-containing protein, whose translation MSSNPTENDIKPNGVVETDLGIVPVPKVEGTWTVDKAVETISTGKYAEGSDSPIGYFHLLERLKTTKREGWTRFAINRGESISDHMYRMSMMTMLAPASLAEKIDVNRCIKMALIHDMAEALVGDITPVDNVPKTEKNRREASTMDYITKRLLGNVDGGKQGEQIRAIWQEYEDSKTLESLFVHDIDKIELLLQMVEYEKRAKGKLDLGEFTFVKTKVGLDEMRVWADEIIKEREEFWAGKEHVRRDGGDEGVITQEKEQMQEAYYAGHGRKE comes from the exons ATGTCATCGAACCCAACCGAGAACGACATCAAGCCAAATGGCGTCGTCGAGACAG ATCTGGGAATTGTTCCCGTTCCCAAGGTGGAGGGCACTTGGACGGTAGACAAGGCAGTTGAGACCATCAGCACCGGGAAATACGCTGAAGGATCCGACTCACCAATTGGCTACTTCCATCTCCTCGAGCGCCTCAAGACTACCAAGCGCGAGGGATGGACGCGGTTTGCCATCAACCG AGGAGAATCCATTTCCGACCACATGTACAGAATGTCCATGATGACCATGCTCGCCCCCGCCTCCCTTGCCGAGAAGATCGACGTCAACAGGTGCATCAAGATGGCCCTGATCCACGACATGGCCGAAGCCCTTGTCGGCGACATCACCCCAGTTGACAACGTCCCAAAAACGGAGAAGAACAGACGTGAAGCCTCGACTATGGACTACATCACAAAGAGGTTGTTGGGCAATGTCGACGGTGGAAAGCAGGGCGAGCAAATACGTGCCATCTGGCAGGAATACGAGGATTCCAAGACGCTGGAAAGTCTCTTTGTCCACGACATTGACAAGATCGAACTACTCTTGCAGATGGTGGAGTACGAGAAGCGCGCAAAGGGCAAGCTTGACCTGGGCGAGTTCACCTTTGTCAAGACCAAGGTCGGACTTGACGAGATGAGGGTCTGGGCGGATGAGATTATCAAGGAGCGCGAAGAATTCTGGGCGGGAAAGGAGCATGTTCGTCGTGACGGGGGTGATGAAGGAGTTATCACGCAGGAAAAGGAGCAGATGCAAGAGGCATACTATGCCGGCCATGGGCGGAAGGAGTAG
- a CDS encoding cyanamide hydratase: protein MCPNTDTVGLHGWTAVPVDADAIFEGKPYLNEPTPVSLSDIAWPSDDPIVAKVQEYAKEKLPIETYNHSMRVFHWATIIARQQFPTHASSLSPSTLALTCLLHDIGTTPAARASTQLSFEFQGGFIALQLIQHQLGGAQSQAEAVAEAIIRHQDQGTVGTITFLGQLIQLATVYDNMSERPYLVHPQTREQVVTKFKRCGWSRCFSKSLRAELEEKPWAHTTHLGSEKFPNGVRFNKLMEEYDAWTE, encoded by the exons atgtGCCCCAACACCGATACCGTCGGCCTCCACGGCTGGACCGCTGTGCCTGTCGATGCCGATGCCATCTTCGAAGGAAAGCCGTACCTCAACGAGCCCACTCCCGTCTCGCTCTCGGATATTGCCTGGCCATCCGATGATCCCATCGTAGCCAAAGTCCAAGAATACGCCAAGGAGAAGCTTCCCATCGAGACCTACAACCACTCCATGCGAGTTTTCCACTGGG caACCATTATCGCCCGCCAACAATTTCCCACCCACGCCTCTTCTCTCTCGCCTTCCACCCTCGCCCTCACCTGCCTCCTGCACGACATCGGCACCACCCCCGCCGCCCGCGCCAGCACCCAACTCTCCTTCGAGTTCCAAGGCGGCTTCATCGCCCTCCAGCTCATCCAGCACCAACTCGGCGGCGCGCAATCCCAAGCCGAAGCCGTCGCCGAGGCCATCATCCGCCACCAGGACCAGGGCACCGTCGGCACCATCACCTTTCTGGGACAGCTGATCCAGCTGGCGACCGTGTATGACAATATGAGCGAACGGCCGTATTTGGTGCACCCGCAGACGCGGGAGCAGGTGGTCACCAAGTTCAAGAGGTGTGGGTGGAGTAGGTGCTTTAGTAAGTCGCTTAGAGccgagctggaggagaagcCGTGGGCGCATACGACGCATTTGGGCAGTGAGAAGTTTCCGAATGGGGTTCGGTTCAATAAGTTGATGGAGGAGTATGATGCTTGGACAGAATGA
- a CDS encoding proline-specific permease codes for MAPSGWGASRMDGDAAARGALLRTANTNSSGDKTKTAATEMTVNYHTINNTNHRYDSPRSSADLTYLDPEPYDSDNDTMGSSSSPILESQQQLPHHRREGAEDQEDGHAAAAAADLVTTTESRSLTRGLAQRHLSMLGIAGSIGTGLFLGLGGAVARGGPLGALLGYFVIGLIVCAVQFALGEVASLLPVTGSFVRHAEFLVDPAWGFAIGWNLVYGNVLSIPSEITAICVLFEYWTEGRVSPAVFIVFFVVVTVGVGMALVRVFGEVEFVFAMLKVVLVVFLILLGLVIDLGGIPGTERIGFRYWKSPGPFVEYIATGDWGRFLGFWSVMTGAVFSFAGVESLAMAAAETRNPRKAIPRACKRVFARVVLFYMLAVLVVGMLVASDDPRLDGSGDSVAQSPFVIAASAAGIKAIPSVVNAIVITSAWSASNQSLLAGTRVLYGLALKGQAPKIFLRTTSWGTPYMCVLLFGVFMSLSFMSLSERAINVFWWLVRLTSAGVLVSWSSILVNHIRLRKAMDRQGIAYTRLPWSSWWTVYSSPVALFMCIVILLTGGFSVFTKGNWDAATFVSSYLDIPIVLIAYLAWKFYKKTKIVSLDDVPLDIAFEQAEDAIFEDPEEGKTKGWARVVSWIWD; via the exons ATGGCGCCATCAGGTTGGGGAGCCTCGAGAATGGatggtgatgctgctgcCCGTGGTGCGCTTCTCCGCaccgccaacaccaacagcagcggCGACAAGACTAAGACAGCAGCGACAGAAATGACGGTGAACTACCataccatcaacaacaccaaccaccgCTACGACAGTCCCCGATCATCCGCAGACCTGACCTACCTCGATCCCGAGCCCTACGACTCCGACAACGACACTATGGgttcatcctcctcacccatTCTCGAATCCCAGCAGCAACTTCCCCATCACCGACGTGAAGGAGCAGAAGACCAAGAGGATGgacacgccgccgccgccgctgctgacCTCGTAACCACCACCGAATCCCGCTCACTCACCCGCGGCCTCGCCCAGCGCCACCTCTCCATGCTCGGCATCGCCGGCTCCATCGGCACCGGTCTGTTCCTGGGGCTCGGCGGTGCCGTCGCGCGCGGCGGTCCTCTCGGTGCGCTGCTGGGCTACTTTGTCATCGGCCTGATTGTGTGCGCGGTGCAGTTCGCCTTGGGGGAAGTCGCGTCCCTGTTGCCGGTAACGGGCAGCTTCGTGCGCCACGCCGAGTTCCTGGTCGACCCGGCCTGGGGGTTCGCGATTGGCTGGAATCTGGTGTATGGCAATGTCTTGTCCATCCCGAGCGAGATCACGGCGATTTGTGTCTTGTTTGAGTACTGGACGGAGGGCCGCGTCAGCCCGGCCGTGTTTATTGTCTTttttgtggtggtgacggtcGGGGTGGGGATGGCGCTCGTGCGGGTGTTTGGGGAGGTGGAGTTTGTTTTTGCAATGCTcaaggtggtgttggtggtgtttttGATCTTGCTGGGGCTGGTGATTGATTTGGGGGGGATCCCGGGAACGGAGAGGATCGGGTTTCGGTATTGGAAGAGTCCGGGGCCGTTTGTGGAGTATATTGCCACGGGAGATTGGGGGAGGTTTTTGGGGTTTTGGAGCGTCATGACGGGGGCGGTGTTCTCGTTTGCGGGCGTGGAGAGTctggcgatggcggcggcggagacgAGGAACCCCCGGAAGGCGATACCGAGGGCTTGCAAGCGCGTGTTTGCGAGGGTGGTGCTGTTTTATATGCTGGcggtgctggtggttggtATGTTGGTGGCGAGCGATGATCCGAGGCTCGATGGTAGCGGTGATAGCGTCGCGCAGAGCCCGTTCGTGATcgcggcttcggcggcgggCATCAAGGCGATTCCATCGGTGGTCAACGCCATCGTGATTACTTCCGCGTGGTCTGCGTCTAACCAGAGCTTGTTGGCGGGCACGAGGGTCTTGTATGGACTGGCGCTGAAGGGACAAGCTCCCAAGATCTTCTTGCGGACTACGTCGTGGGGAACGCCGTACATGTGTGTACTCCTGTTTGGAGTTTTCATGTCTCTGAGCTTCATGAGTCTCTCGGAGCGCGCTATCAACGTGTTCTGGTGGTTGGTACGGCTGACCTCGGCGGGAGTATTGGTGTCTTGGTCATCCATCTTGGTGAATCATATCCGCTTGAGAAAGGCAATGGACAGGCAGGGCATTGCATATACCAGGCTGCCGTGGTCCAGCTGGTGGACTG TCTACAGCTCGCCGGTAGCCCTGTTCATGTGCATCGTCATTCTCCTAACAGGAGGCTTCAGCGTTTTTACCAAGGGTAACTGGGATGCCGCTACATTTGTCTCCTCATACTT GGACATTCCGATCGTCCTCATCGCCTACCTGGCTTGGAAGTTTTacaagaagaccaagatcgTGTCCCTGGATGACGTCCCCCTTGATATTGCATTCGAGCAAGCCGAAGACGCCATTTTCGAGGACCccgaagaagggaagactAAAGGGTGGGCACGGGTTGTGAGTTGGATATGGGATTAG